CCCTTCATGCAAGATTAGTCATCATCTCTAATAACTTCCAATTACTAATACATGACCAAGAGCAAGACTAATGACCTGAAATGTCTGCACAGAGCACCCAGTAAACAGTACATACCTTTTGTACTTTGACACCAATAAAGCCACTGCAGTTTGGAGCACCACAGCAGCAGCGCTTCTTCTCTGTTCCCACACACTGTAGGTTATAATTGAAGGTTAACTCAGAACCTGCCGCGACATCCTCAATGGCAAAGAGGCCGACGCGTGTGTCCCCACCCACCGTCCACTTCTGGGTCTCACAGTTTGGCTGACATGAATGATTCATGAACCTGCAGATGGCATACATTACATTATACTCCGGATACTGAAGCCTGGAGGTCACTATGTCCATCTACTTCACATCTGAATGGCTTAAAAAAATGAGACTGGTGGTTCATAAGGATGGAGGTGCAAGAATAACTCAAGGTTAACACCAGAGGCAGCCACACACCTAGCAAGGTTTCCTTTTGGTCCTGCATCAATCATTATGTCTTTGTCTATGGTGAGGAAGTAataattctcttcctttatgtCGTGCATCTCTTCAATCCGACGCCGGAACTCCTCGTCGTCAATCAGTTCTCCAACGTACTCAATAACAAACTCTCCTGCAGGAAACAAGTAGATCACATTGTATTTAGTATAAAAAATGTTTAGATTTTCACATATACATGCTGCAAAGTCCTTTTCTCTCATGAATGTGGAATCTGTGAGTAAGCAGGACAGAAAATTTGATAGACAATAGCCAAACAAAGTGAAAGACAAAGATGCATGTTAAATAAGTAACATTATTAAGGGTGGTTACCTTTCTTGATGTCATCCAGTGTCTTAAGCCCCCAACCTCTGTCCTCAGTCTTGAAGCAGCACACACTGGGATACTTCTTCTTCTGGAATCTCTGGTTGCCACAACGGTCACCAGCCCCGCACACCTCCCGCATGCACTCAAACATCAGCATCCTGGGCAGGAGACAGAGAGTGTGTAGTAAAAGCTAGGAACTACTACTAGCATTCTTACACAGGTGACATTAAcactattcacacacacacacacacacacacacctgttaagACACTTCTCGTCAGAGCCACATGGGTTGTCAGAGTTGGGTTCACAGTCACACCTGTTGACAGCTGCCAGGTCCACTTTGCTGAGCCGCACATTGCCTACTGGCCGGTTGGCATCAATCCGCACATATGGAGGAGGTTTCTGAAGCCAGATGACAAGGGTTTATAAAGCTAAATTATTTTCTGAAATAAAATTCCTTAAATGCAACTTctataataatacaaaaagcCAAAGTTCCTTTAAGACCTTTTGTGAGCCTCTACCACTCACCAGGTTTCCTTTCTCAGACCACCTCAGCTCCTGCAGGTTTCTCTTGGCTTTCTGCTCCTTGTAGGCCTCCAGCGCCTCATCCACAGCACGTCGGAACTGTATCTCCAAGGTCCTGCTTGACTGTGCCCTTGATCCCTTGTCCTGATGGGAGATTTAGTGTGCTACAAATACTGTATACATCCCAAACCAACATTCTCCACTGCACTCACAAACATGCAAATACTAACAGAAACAAAACCTCCTCTGATCCACTGGCAAGGTATTGATAACAAGGAAAGAAATTTTCAAAAAGATGAGATGTTGACCATGaccaagataaataaaatgatcaaaTGACATGCATAAGTAAATTGAGAGATTCCATGGTCCAGAAGCAACAAGACTTACCCCTTCTTGGTAGAGGAAGGCCCTGCCCCTGGTGACCCAATAGTAGTCGTTGGAACCAAAGAAGTGGACACAGAACATACCCTGCTGATGTGGAAGGTTTTCAATGTTGTCTGGAATGAACCGTGGATGCAGCACCTGACCTGGCCACCACCTGCAGACAGGACAAGTTGCTAGAACACAGTTTTAAAACTCATTTCCTTTAATTATGACCTTAACTCTCTATAAACATAATTCTGGGGAAAGTTAAGTGAACTGAAAAttaaaaactaaagaaaatagaaaactaaGCATGCCAAAAAGTTTCTTCACATatccttaaaaacacacacacacacacacacacaccagtgccaTGCCATACACACCTGTACAGGCCAAGCTTGACCCACACCACGTCGCCATACACTGGGAATTTGCCACTCTCACAGTCCTCACACACATAGCCACCCTCCGGGGTGGTGATCTTCATGCACTCAGCATGGAAGGCGGCAGGACATTGGTCACACAGAAGAAGAGACCCTCCCTGGAATTAAGTCACAATAACCATTAACTCTATTTCCTCTCAAACTCTTCAAACATTTATATTCTATATTTCACTATCTTTGTACTTTTCACTCCAAAACATCCTGCATTACAAAATGAATACTAATGCAAACACTGACCTTTGAGCAACAGAAACACCAATTAACATTGACATGATGAGATATATTCTTTGGTAGCTGGAGGTGTTTGGTGCAGATGTGGCTGGTTTGGGAGATCTCCTCCGTCCCTGCAGCCAGACATCCCTCACCTGGGGAGAAGGAAACACCAAGTAATACACATCCATCAACTGACACCTCATTAAGAGGAAAGCATGGTATGAATCCCAGGGGTGGAGGACACCACAGAGACTCACCCGTGTGGTAGGTGGTAGGGCAGCGCAGGCACCGGGTGAAGGGCGGTGTGCGGGCCAGAGAGTCCCCTACATCATCTGCGTTGGCAGCACACATGTGGCAGATGTGACGCGGACAAACAAATTTCTGCAAGATACACAAATTAAGCTGCTGGGAGTGGAAAAGGATACAAGTAAATGTTAAGGTAAACATTCTTCAGGTGACAGTATCTGAAgcaaaagtgtttttgaacacaGCTGAGTCTAAGACACACAAACCTCCTGCTGCCGCTGTCTGGAGACTTGCGGCCACCGGTGGATGCAAGCGTCGTGGTAGAACTTTCCACAGAAGGGCACAGTGCAGCGCTGGACCGGGCCCACTGAGGACTTGCAGATGAAGCACGGGTGCCGCTCCGTGAGGCACTCCTCGCACTTAAAGTCCCGGCGTGGCATGGAGGTGAGGCCCAGGCAGCCCAGATGAAAGACGCCGCAGCAGAGGCCCTTGCAGCGCACCATGTCGGACCCGGCACGTGCGCTCACCCCTTCGCAGCGGCAGCAAACCTTCTCATTCCGCACCACCTTGTACACCCCTCGCCCACcatcctcctccagcctctgccGCTTGGCCGACCCGCCTCCactgttgctgccgctgctgccttCCTCGTCCTCCCACCCATTGGACAACTCTCCCGCCCGATGGTGTTTCCGTTTCCCCCCAGCACCCTTGTAGCGGCCGCCCTGGCCACTGGTCAGCTTCCTCCACCGCCAGCGAAGCTTGGTCAGCGCCGCCTCCTCTGAGATGCCAGGGTTGTCCTGCATGATGGCGTCTAGGTGCTGCCTGGCGTAGGCCACAAACTCTTCCTTGGGACGGTGCAGCCTGGAGGCCAGCGCTATCCTGTTCTGCTTGATTCCCTCAGCAGTCAGGTCATCAAACCCTGAGAACTCCCCATCTGTCGAGTCTCCGCCAGTTTTGCTGACCCGGTTTGCCACCTCGGCCTGGGAAGACTTTTTGGGTCGGCCACGCCTCTTCTTCTCTGGCTGACCATCAGCTGTCCGGCCCGCTCCCACCCGGTGGCCCCTGGAAGACAGTCTAGCCCCTCGGTTTGTGTCTGTTTCATCAgcctccacatcctccacctTGAAGGTGTACTTCTGGATGCGTTCATACCTGGAGGAACAGAAAGGCGACCAGTGACGAATAGTGTGTCAagtgaatggaaggaggaattgAAGAACACTAACCCATAACATGAACACTATCCTTCCCAAACCCACCTGTCCATTTCCAGGGCCATATTGGCTTCATCAATGGCCTTCATCCATCGCTCACGTTTTTTCTGTCCAGGTGGCACCTTGTTCATGTGCAACAGAGTCCTCAGGAAACCCTCATACTGCACCCTCTTGtactttgtcttttccttcatctgcaGAGGACACAGTAAGGTTGGTCATCACAATTATCCACCATCCATGGAGCATCCCACTTGTCAAAACAATACCACACCTTTGACTTAAGATTCTAGcttagctatatatatatatatatatatatatatatatatatatatatatatatatatatatatatatatatatatatatatatatatatataaaaaggatggggggtggaggggaacaAACCACAGGAAGCAAACAAGTGATGAAGACTGAGAACCCAACCAGGACCCCCACCTACCTTAGCCTTGAGGTCCTGCAGGTATTCCTTCAGCTTGTCATAGCCCTCGTAGGGAATCACGTTGTTGGGTGCCATCCAGTGGGTGAGGGAGTTGTCACTGAAGAACTGAACGTGATACATCCTGATGCCTCGGTAACGGTTCATCATGTGGTTCACtgtcaggagaggagaggctgcTCAGAGGAGGGATGAAACAGTCAGCATCATTGtccatctatataccaggccagcaaacccaaacaaggcaccacacacacatatcatttATGTTCTTAGCCCcatcagcccctggtggaaagggagagTCTTATGGCCCACTATACTACCACTGATTTTCATTTCCACTCCACTGCAAGATAAAGGGATCTACACACTACTTTCTTGCAATGCTTGTGAAGCTTAGATCAAACTGAACCACAccaaaaataagacaaagaacGAAATTTGATACTACACAACAAAAAACCATCAAACCATAAACTAAATCATACAAAAACtgcaaaaacccaaatttcaccAGAATGAAAAACCCAAAAAACTACAACACTAGTAAACACAGTCTCAGTTGAACCTAAAGCAAGGAAACCTCAGCTCCAGACTCACACTTAGTTGCCACTCTGCTGTACTGGCCAAGAACTGGGTCATAGGAGATCATGGAGGGCCAGAGAGGACTGCCTCGGATGTGCACCCACACCAGATCCCCAACCATGTATTCACAGGGATGCTCCTTTTCCAGTACCTGCATGTTGGCTGAGGACAAGGTAAGCTCCTGTGGGGGGAAAGGGTAAGACTGTGAGGAGATGAGATGGAAGATGAAAGTGATGGCAGCTTGAGGAAAGGATAAAGTTAatggggaatgggagagggaaatgTACAGAGAAGGGAATAAGGAGGAATGCTTACATGACctagtgtctgtctgtctgtctgtctgtctgtctgtctctctctctctctcacctcctctaaGCTGGAGTTCATCAGGGCCTCATTCTGTCTCTGCTGTTCTCGGGTCTGTTTCTGCCGCTTGTCCTCCACTGATATGTCGATGAGCTGTGGCTTCTTGATGACTCTGCCAGACTTGGTGATGGATGACACCTGTGAAGGAAGGACCAAAGAGttgtttttttatccatttatatTAGTTTATCTACCTCTTTGTATCTTTCTCCATAATTATTTCATCCACAACAGTTAGTTCCTGACACTCTTCTTAGCTTCTCATGGTTCAGACACACCAGTAtatttattttgctattttctcttccattatctGCCACTACACCCAATCAATAACAGAATAAGTTCTTACCTTTTCTTCTGCTGCCTTGGCATCTGAGGTCCTGCGACTGGAACTCCTGGTGAGGGTGGCAATGCCTTCCTGGCCATCTGTGAGGGACTGGTATGCTGGTGAGAACATGTTCTGCTGACTGGCCTCCACTGGCTCCTGCTTGATCATGTCTTCTGTCAGTAGCTCCTCTTTGATGTCCACTTCCTCCTTTATGGGGTGCTGATTGGGATCCTGCAAGGCAGCAAGAGGGGCCACTTCGTTGGCCAGGGCCAGGGCCGTGGCAGAGCGAGACGAGCGGTGTGACCGGGGCTGAGGCACCACCTGGCTGTCTTTCAGTGCCACCCTTGCACTTAACCTCCCCTGCCGCCACCCTGTCCTGACTCGCCGGCGCCCTGGCCTGCTtccccgccacctcctcctggACAGTGCTGTCATCTGCTGGGCTGTGGTACTGCTTGTCCTGCCATCAATACCTTTGGCAGTGGTGGTCTCTAGAGTAGCTGCCTTCTCTTGGGCAAGGTCTGGCTTGGCCTCTTCCATCCCTgccatgctggtggtggtcactGCTGCCTCCAGACTGTGGCGGTGGCGCCTTGGAGTCCTCTCCTTCCTGGTGCGTAGGTCCCTATTTTGTACTATGAAGGTGGAATCTTTGGCTTGGTCCATTTGTACTGTTTCCAGGGGAGGGACTATCATCTCTGCCTCTCCATTGATGGGGTGCACATCCAGATTTCCTATCCCGTTCTCATTAAGGTCCTTGAGATCCTTGGCTTCCACAGGTGCTGGGGGACTCGGCCGTGCCTCCTCCCTGGCCTTGGACTTCTGGTCAGGGCTGGTGTTCTTAGAGGTggtgcccttgctggccttcTTGGGGCTCCCAGAGGTGATCTTTCGCAGCTCGTTGAAGTTGATGGTGCCAAAGAAGAAACCATCTACTGTCTTGCGCTTGCGGGCTCGGCCGTAGCGGCTGGTGGCGGCAGTGTTGAACTCCTCCTTGAAGGCCTGCTGCAGCTCCTGCTCCAACACTactgtggttgttgttgctggtgctggtgctgctgcatTCTCTAAATTCTCCTGTGATATTCTGGTCCTGGAGCGCAGCACCTTGGGCTCCTGCACTGGTGGTGTGCTGGGTGAGGAGTCCACAGGTGGGGAGGAGCACTTGTCCTTGGCCATGGCACGTGGTGAAATGAGGTTGGGGACTGGCTCAGGCACTGGAGGCTGTCCCGGGTCCTGGTAAGAGGTAGTGAGGTTGCCGTACTCATCAAAACAGAGGACAGGACAGGCACGGGGCGACCCTGAGGAGGTATCTGCCGGCGCTCCCTCTGGCTTTGTCCCACACTCCTCACTCTCTGTTTGGCTGGGCTCTGCCTCCCCATTGCTGGTGCCTGACCAGTGCTCCTCTTGACCTAgacttccctcctccccactgTCCCACAGCAGCTTCCTTCTAGGCTGCAGCTCCTTCTTGCTTGGAATCTTATGGTCAAGCCAGGCCGGGGAAAGGTAGTCTGCTTCAGGGAGGAAGGCATCCTGCCCTCCCCCGGCCCCTTCCTCGTCTGCACTCTCCCTGCCTGTCCCTTCCGTGCTGGAGTCAAATTCCTCGCTGTACTTGGCATCCTCCTCTGTGCTGAATTTGTCCTCATCGTCGGTGTTGAACTTGTCATCTGCattcaacttttcctcctccacttcatcagCATCTTCCTCCGCACTGAAATACTCTGCATTCCTCTCCACCTCtggctccctctctccctcctcctcggcTAGCCAGTCACCGAGGCCCGGGCTGTCGTTGCTCCTGCTGTCACACAGCTTATCCATCTTCCAGCCGTTGCTGTCCTGCCGCTGTGCGTTCAGCTTCCCCACATACCGATAAGCAGCATCGGGATCCTGTGTCAGGTTGTTCCCAATCTCCCTGGACATGCCAGATGCCAGGTATGGGTTCCCGTATCCCATGACAGAGCCTGAGGAGTCATCATCCATTGAGTCCCCTGAGGAAGTCCTGCCTGCTAGTGCTGTGGGGGACAGGTTCGGCAGGTGCATTATGCTGCCACCAGCACACCCTGCCAATGAGATGCCTGTCAACACATGAAGGCTACAATGTGGATGTTAAATATATCAATGCTGGGTAAGGCAATAAATGATCCTCTGCAGAAAACTAATGGAaacttatccaatctaaacattGGTGTTGTTGCCAAGATGCCTCCTTTCAACACCTCAGGGATAAGTTGCAGCTAAGAAAAGTAATACATGATCCTAtacatgaaaattatgaaaaactgaaagaatattcttttatcatgcATTATTCATGGGCCTCATGGGAATCTGGGGGTTTTAAGGCAGGGAGTAAAAATCACTCAAGTTTGGCttcctaacctaaacaaacctaacttgTAATCTTATACACTTTAAGTAGTAGCACTGGCTATGGTTTTTAATACTGTCCTATCATACCCTATAAATGAATGTGTACAGAGAAGAAAGCCACAAACCAGCTGATAAGACTACATCCCTCAAGGTAATAATAACTAGCAGGTCTAGGAGCTGGAGTAACCTGTTACCTAAATAAACAAGACACTGATATGGTTCTCACTCTACCCTAAACCCCACTACCTGGAAGTCTAAATCCCTGCACACCCTGCTGGTTTGTACTTGCTTTCCCTGCCCTGAAACACACTTCCCTACCAGGTCCCTCACCTATTATACACTGGGAAGGAGATAAACACAAATGGGAGTGTTGTATGAAACAGCAAATTGTGTATGTGGCGCGGCACAACAGGAAACTGccaattaaccctttcactgctctaTGCAACAATTCACTGCATCAAAGCAATGTACGGAACCTTTATAAGGGTATTTTTCTACCCACCAAGGGagtggggtggggaggaggggttAGTAAAAAAGACCAATTTGTGGAGGAAACACTTGGCAGATTAATTCAAAGCATACCAAAACcgccagggagagagggaaaaaaaaaaagggggtgggatggggtgggggaggcagggggcAATAAATTTAATATTTATCCACCCAAAAAATAGGATAagcattaaaataaaataaataacacagaaAACATGAATTTCACCTCAGGAACATAGGAATTAATGGATAAAACACCTTCCTGGCCACACAAAAATGTTAACACCTAGAGTttacacacaaaacaccaagAAAAGGCCGGAAAATTGAGCAGGCATAATAAtatcacagaaaaaaatgaatttcaCCCAAGGAACATAGGAATTAATGCTTAAAACAGATTCCTGGCCACACAAATATCTCTATACCTAGAGtttacacacaaaacacaaagaaaaggccGGAAAATAAGGGAGGCATAATAATACCATGTAAAAACATGAATTCTTCTCCCAGAAACTCACGAAATTAGCCATTATAACACAATGCCAGCCACAAAAACATGTCTATGCCcaatacaacacaacaaaacaacagaaaTATCGAGAAAACACGCACAAAAACGGGTAGCACACAGATAGCGTAGAAAAAGACGAATTTCACCCACGGGTACTCACGAAATCAGCCATTACAAGTCACTCCCAACAACAAGAATCTGTCTACATcgaaattaacaaaacaaaacggcAGAAATGTCCAGAAAACAGCCGGAAAATTAGTTATGCacaaagataacaaagaaaaacatgaacaggaacacaagaacacacgaAATAAGTTATTTTAACACATCCCCACTCACAAGAACACACATTcaaagtaacaaaacaaaacggcAGAAATGTccagaaaataacaggaaagcTAGTTAGGCACAAAGACAACGTAGAAAAAGATGAACTGTAACCCAGGAGCACTCGGAATAAGCCATTTTAACATATTCTAACTCACAAGAACACAACTACACTcaaagtaacaaaacaaaacggcAGAAATATCCAGAAAATAACCGGAAGGCTAATTGGATACAAAGACaacgaagaaaaacatgaactgAATCCCAGGAACACACGAAATAAGCCATTTTAACACATTCCCACTCACAAGAGCCCACCCATACtcacaataacaaaacaaaacggcaaaaatatcaagaaaacacCTGGGATGGTCAGAAAACCGCAAGAACCTGCCAGAAAAACACGAATCAGATGTCTGGCACACAACAAAACCAGCTCCCCAACACACTGCTAGCAACACTGGTCCCCTACAACACTCAGTAACACACAGACGACACTCCTACAACACTAACACGGGTCACGGCAGCAGCAAAGCGCCTCACCCAGCGGGGAATCAAGGGAGTTTGCAATATGAAATGGTTCCCAGCGCCATGAGaaggagacaaacagacaaacagacaaacagagtaACCATCCCGTACTTACCCGACCTCCTCATTTAAATTTCCACCTGTCCTGCTCACACCTGGGGGCAAATACAGGTGTATCGGACTAATTACAATCGCAGAGAGGCcaggaagtgagaaaaaacgctaaaccacACCTTAAAATATGAATTCTCAGCCGCCATTTCGATTAGACACAAAATACAGACTAGAGAGCTCAGTCACTCATCCCTAATTTCTACGGTTATCTCACTTCCTACAGTCTC
This genomic window from Scylla paramamosain isolate STU-SP2022 chromosome 33, ASM3559412v1, whole genome shotgun sequence contains:
- the LOC135089794 gene encoding histone-lysine N-methyltransferase NSD2-like isoform X1, translating into MRRSGCAGGSIMHLPNLSPTALAGRTSSGDSMDDDSSGSVMGYGNPYLASGMSREIGNNLTQDPDAAYRYVGKLNAQRQDSNGWKMDKLCDSRSNDSPGLGDWLAEEEGEREPEVERNAEYFSAEEDADEVEEEKLNADDKFNTDDEDKFSTEEDAKYSEEFDSSTEGTGRESADEEGAGGGQDAFLPEADYLSPAWLDHKIPSKKELQPRRKLLWDSGEEGSLGQEEHWSGTSNGEAEPSQTESEECGTKPEGAPADTSSGSPRACPVLCFDEYGNLTTSYQDPGQPPVPEPVPNLISPRAMAKDKCSSPPVDSSPSTPPVQEPKVLRSRTRISQENLENAAAPAPATTTTVVLEQELQQAFKEEFNTAATSRYGRARKRKTVDGFFFGTINFNELRKITSGSPKKASKGTTSKNTSPDQKSKAREEARPSPPAPVEAKDLKDLNENGIGNLDVHPINGEAEMIVPPLETVQMDQAKDSTFIVQNRDLRTRKERTPRRHRHSLEAAVTTTSMAGMEEAKPDLAQEKAATLETTTAKGIDGRTSSTTAQQMTALSRRRWRGSRPGRRRVRTGWRQGRLSARVALKDSQVVPQPRSHRSSRSATALALANEVAPLAALQDPNQHPIKEEVDIKEELLTEDMIKQEPVEASQQNMFSPAYQSLTDGQEGIATLTRSSSRRTSDAKAAEEKVSSITKSGRVIKKPQLIDISVEDKRQKQTREQQRQNEALMNSSLEEELTLSSANMQVLEKEHPCEYMVGDLVWVHIRGSPLWPSMISYDPVLGQYSRVATKLNHMMNRYRGIRMYHVQFFSDNSLTHWMAPNNVIPYEGYDKLKEYLQDLKAKMKEKTKYKRVQYEGFLRTLLHMNKVPPGQKKRERWMKAIDEANMALEMDRYERIQKYTFKVEDVEADETDTNRGARLSSRGHRVGAGRTADGQPEKKRRGRPKKSSQAEVANRVSKTGGDSTDGEFSGFDDLTAEGIKQNRIALASRLHRPKEEFVAYARQHLDAIMQDNPGISEEAALTKLRWRWRKLTSGQGGRYKGAGGKRKHHRAGELSNGWEDEEGSSGSNSGGGSAKRQRLEEDGGRGVYKVVRNEKVCCRCEGVSARAGSDMVRCKGLCCGVFHLGCLGLTSMPRRDFKCEECLTERHPCFICKSSVGPVQRCTVPFCGKFYHDACIHRWPQVSRQRQQEKFVCPRHICHMCAANADDVGDSLARTPPFTRCLRCPTTYHTGEGCLAAGTEEISQTSHICTKHLQLPKNISHHVNVNWCFCCSKGGSLLLCDQCPAAFHAECMKITTPEGGYVCEDCESGKFPVYGDVVWVKLGLYRWWPGQVLHPRFIPDNIENLPHQQGMFCVHFFGSNDYYWVTRGRAFLYQEGDKGSRAQSSRTLEIQFRRAVDEALEAYKEQKAKRNLQELRWSEKGNLKPPPYVRIDANRPVGNVRLSKVDLAAVNRCDCEPNSDNPCGSDEKCLNRMLMFECMREVCGAGDRCGNQRFQKKKYPSVCCFKTEDRGWGLKTLDDIKKGEFVIEYVGELIDDEEFRRRIEEMHDIKEENYYFLTIDKDIMIDAGPKGNLARFMNHSCQPNCETQKWTVGGDTRVGLFAIEDVAAGSELTFNYNLQCVGTEKKRCCCGAPNCSGFIGVKVQKTEMAGPKREKNGKQRRKRRRRETKVSEDECFRCGGPGDLILCDGVNCPKGYHLECLGLDKLPRGKWICPWHHCDECGQWSTRLNRCQFCPNSFCRQHITGNLQLIPGFGNVCQDHDTEELETLRGQMETTALTENMEEQYQQKSDVDSDCGQDGMLPHPSCPEVKAEDQGTGGVVEEGQEGSEDHPIGSREGPHKPKRRVSRSRWIRVKRRGVNRSQLPSLSRRNRVNGALVHGKGRGMKEGEEKARHINEA
- the LOC135089794 gene encoding histone-lysine N-methyltransferase NSD2-like isoform X2 translates to MHLPNLSPTALAGRTSSGDSMDDDSSGSVMGYGNPYLASGMSREIGNNLTQDPDAAYRYVGKLNAQRQDSNGWKMDKLCDSRSNDSPGLGDWLAEEEGEREPEVERNAEYFSAEEDADEVEEEKLNADDKFNTDDEDKFSTEEDAKYSEEFDSSTEGTGRESADEEGAGGGQDAFLPEADYLSPAWLDHKIPSKKELQPRRKLLWDSGEEGSLGQEEHWSGTSNGEAEPSQTESEECGTKPEGAPADTSSGSPRACPVLCFDEYGNLTTSYQDPGQPPVPEPVPNLISPRAMAKDKCSSPPVDSSPSTPPVQEPKVLRSRTRISQENLENAAAPAPATTTTVVLEQELQQAFKEEFNTAATSRYGRARKRKTVDGFFFGTINFNELRKITSGSPKKASKGTTSKNTSPDQKSKAREEARPSPPAPVEAKDLKDLNENGIGNLDVHPINGEAEMIVPPLETVQMDQAKDSTFIVQNRDLRTRKERTPRRHRHSLEAAVTTTSMAGMEEAKPDLAQEKAATLETTTAKGIDGRTSSTTAQQMTALSRRRWRGSRPGRRRVRTGWRQGRLSARVALKDSQVVPQPRSHRSSRSATALALANEVAPLAALQDPNQHPIKEEVDIKEELLTEDMIKQEPVEASQQNMFSPAYQSLTDGQEGIATLTRSSSRRTSDAKAAEEKVSSITKSGRVIKKPQLIDISVEDKRQKQTREQQRQNEALMNSSLEEELTLSSANMQVLEKEHPCEYMVGDLVWVHIRGSPLWPSMISYDPVLGQYSRVATKLNHMMNRYRGIRMYHVQFFSDNSLTHWMAPNNVIPYEGYDKLKEYLQDLKAKMKEKTKYKRVQYEGFLRTLLHMNKVPPGQKKRERWMKAIDEANMALEMDRYERIQKYTFKVEDVEADETDTNRGARLSSRGHRVGAGRTADGQPEKKRRGRPKKSSQAEVANRVSKTGGDSTDGEFSGFDDLTAEGIKQNRIALASRLHRPKEEFVAYARQHLDAIMQDNPGISEEAALTKLRWRWRKLTSGQGGRYKGAGGKRKHHRAGELSNGWEDEEGSSGSNSGGGSAKRQRLEEDGGRGVYKVVRNEKVCCRCEGVSARAGSDMVRCKGLCCGVFHLGCLGLTSMPRRDFKCEECLTERHPCFICKSSVGPVQRCTVPFCGKFYHDACIHRWPQVSRQRQQEKFVCPRHICHMCAANADDVGDSLARTPPFTRCLRCPTTYHTGEGCLAAGTEEISQTSHICTKHLQLPKNISHHVNVNWCFCCSKGGSLLLCDQCPAAFHAECMKITTPEGGYVCEDCESGKFPVYGDVVWVKLGLYRWWPGQVLHPRFIPDNIENLPHQQGMFCVHFFGSNDYYWVTRGRAFLYQEGDKGSRAQSSRTLEIQFRRAVDEALEAYKEQKAKRNLQELRWSEKGNLKPPPYVRIDANRPVGNVRLSKVDLAAVNRCDCEPNSDNPCGSDEKCLNRMLMFECMREVCGAGDRCGNQRFQKKKYPSVCCFKTEDRGWGLKTLDDIKKGEFVIEYVGELIDDEEFRRRIEEMHDIKEENYYFLTIDKDIMIDAGPKGNLARFMNHSCQPNCETQKWTVGGDTRVGLFAIEDVAAGSELTFNYNLQCVGTEKKRCCCGAPNCSGFIGVKVQKTEMAGPKREKNGKQRRKRRRRETKVSEDECFRCGGPGDLILCDGVNCPKGYHLECLGLDKLPRGKWICPWHHCDECGQWSTRLNRCQFCPNSFCRQHITGNLQLIPGFGNVCQDHDTEELETLRGQMETTALTENMEEQYQQKSDVDSDCGQDGMLPHPSCPEVKAEDQGTGGVVEEGQEGSEDHPIGSREGPHKPKRRVSRSRWIRVKRRGVNRSQLPSLSRRNRVNGALVHGKGRGMKEGEEKARHINEA